A single genomic interval of Bradyrhizobium sp. sBnM-33 harbors:
- a CDS encoding DUF1127 domain-containing protein has protein sequence MSTYTHESMINHHGSGILSQLAETLHVWRQRYQSRRELAKWSERELHDIGVSWSDVAYEAEKPFWRA, from the coding sequence ATGTCCACTTACACGCATGAATCGATGATAAATCATCATGGATCGGGGATTTTGAGCCAATTGGCCGAGACCCTCCATGTCTGGCGGCAGCGCTACCAGTCGCGCCGCGAACTGGCCAAGTGGTCGGAGCGGGAACTCCACGACATCGGCGTCTCCTGGAGCGATGTCGCCTACGAGGCCGAAAAGCCGTTCTGGCGGGCTTGA